A region of Vitis riparia cultivar Riparia Gloire de Montpellier isolate 1030 chromosome 12, EGFV_Vit.rip_1.0, whole genome shotgun sequence DNA encodes the following proteins:
- the LOC117927085 gene encoding dynamin-like protein ARC5 has protein sequence MRLYGGAQYHRAMAEFRFVVGGIKCPPITREEIVNACGVEDIHDGTNYSRTACVIAVAKARDTFEPFLHQLGCRLLHILKRLLPISVFLLQKDGEYLSGHEVFLRRVASAFNNFAESTERECHEKCMEDLVSTTRYVTWSLHNKNRAGLRQFLDSFGGTEQSAASGNSISAGVAQESSFGSVTNDKQDIKPKADVKLSHLASGIDSATCAQTTETRLADLLDNTLWNRRLAPSSERIVYALVQQIFHGIREYFLASAELKFNCFLLMPVVDKLPALLREDLESAFEDDLDNVFDITNLRHSLGVRKRDTEIELKRIQRLKEKFRQIHEQLCLHQVMSKLPPVSVSH, from the exons ATGCGTCTTTATGGGGGTGCACAATATCATCGTGCAATGGCTGAATTCCGTTTTGTGGTTGGAGGAATCAAATGTCCTCCAATTACAAGGGAAGAAATTGTTAATGCATGTGGGGTTGAAGATATTCATGATGGAACAAACTATTCAAG AACTGCTTGTGTGATAGCTGTTGCAAAGGCTCGAGATACATTTGAACCTTTTCTTCATCAG TTGGGCTGTCGGTTGTTGCACATATTGAAAAGGTTGCTTCCAATCTCTGTCTTTCTTCTTCAG AAAGATGGTGAATATCTAAGTGGCCATGAGGTGTTTCTCCGGCGTGTTGCTTCGGCCTTCAACAATTTTGCTGAATCCACTGAAAGAGAATGCCATGAAAA ATGCATGGAAGACTTAGTGAGCACCACCCGTTATGTCACTTGGTCTCTCCACAATAAG AATCGGGCTGGACTACGTCAATTCTTAGACTCATTTGGTGGAACAGAACAGTCTGCGGCAAGTGGTAATTCTATATCTGCTGGTGTTGCTCAGGAGTCATCTTTTGGGTCTGTTACAAATGACAAGCAGGACATTAAGCCAAAGGCAGATGTGAAACTAAGTCATTTGGCATCAGGCATTGACTCAGCAACTTGTGCTCAGACAACAGAAACAAGGCTGGCTGATCTTTTAGATAACACCCTTTGGAATCGAAGGCTTGCTCCTTCATCAGAAAGGATTGTATATGCTTTGGTACAACAGATATTCCATGGCATAAGAGAATATTTCTTGGCATCTGCAGAACTAAAG TTCAACTGTTTTCTTCTAATGCCAGTTGTAGACAAGTTGCCTGCACTCCTCCGGGAGGACCTTGAATCTGCTTTTGAAGATGATTTAGATAATGTTTTTGACATCACCAACCTGCGACACTCATTAGGAGTGCGAAAGCGAGATACAGAGATTGAGCTGAAACGG ATACAGAGGCTTAAGGAGAAATTCAGACAGATACATGAGCAGCTTTGTTTGCATCAGGTTATGTCTAAGTTGCCACCAGTTTCTGTATCACATTAG
- the LOC117925942 gene encoding L-type lectin-domain containing receptor kinase S.4-like codes for MKAFCLCLSLLFLGFVSSDISFVYNGFLKADLSLDGASQLRSNGILSLTNDSVRLIGHALYPSPIHFKRSKDHRSWAVTFSTNFVFSMAPKYPGLGGHGLAFVLLSTKAPMGCLPNQYLGLPNVTSNADFSTRVLAVEFDAVQNLELMDINDNHVGIDISSLISNVSKPAAYYFTNNSNNSIAFKSGDPIQAWIEYNSQEQLMNVTISPLGIPKSFRPLISFPIDLSMVLNEYMYIGFSASTGLLTAAHNVHGWSFRIGGRAADLDPLRLPSPVTRSRKVLHQRGLTLGIILASATLVILVISGTAHVLHRIRNKEEVLEEWEVEYGAHRFKYSDLVSATRGFREKNLIGSGGFGRVYKGIIPRTGPEAAIKRVAHDSRQGMKEFVAEIISMGRLRHRNLVQLHGWCRRQDELILVYDYVPNGSLDKILFDDQQKKKILTWEQRYKILIGVSQALLYLHEECDQRVIHRDVKPSNVLIDAELNARLGDFGLARMYKHGNNPETTHIVGTLGYLAPELTRIGKATTSTDVYAYGVLMIEVATGRRPIEPQRNAQELVLMDWVRELHSRGEILSVIDPTLDEYNPDEAKLVLSLGLLCSHPHPDYRPDMRRVIQYLLKDVCLPELPPDVHLEVPGTMIEFSDTYPDA; via the coding sequence ATGAAGGCGTTCTGCTTGTGTCTCAGCCTCCTCTTTTTAGGCTTTGTGAGTTCAGACATCAGTTTTGTGTACAATGGCTTCCTTAAAGCAGATTTGAGCTTGGATGGAGCATCCCAGCTGAGATCCAATGGTATACTCTCCTTAACCAATGATTCTGTAAGGCTCATAGGCCATGCTCTCTATCCATCTCCCATACATTTCAAGAGAAGCAAAGACCACAGGTCATGGGCCGTCACATTTAGCACCAACTTTGTCTTCTCCATGGCTCCCAAGTATCCTGGCCTCGGAGGTCATGGTCTGGCCTTTGTTCTCTTGTCCACCAAGGCGCCCATGGGTTGTCTTCCAAACCAGTACCTGGGACTCCCAAATGTTACTAGCAATGCAGATTTCTCGACTCGGGTGCTTGCCGTCGAGTTTGATGCTGTCCAAAATCTTGAGCTCATGGATATCAATGACAACCATGTAGGAATAGATATATCCAGCTTGATCTCTAATGTTTCTAAGCCAGCTGCTTATTATTTCACCAACAACAGCAATAACTCCATTGCTTTCAAGAGTGGAGATCCTATTCAGGCCTGGATAGAGTACAATAGCCAGGAGCAGTTGATGAATGTTACCATTTCTCCTCTTGGCATTCCCAAGTCGTTTCGGCCATTGATATCGTTCCCCATTGACCTGTCAATGGTGCTAAACGAATACATGTACATTGGCTTCTCAGCTTCCACTGGCCTGCTCACAGCTGCTCACAACGTGCATGGATGGAGCTTCAGGATTGGAGGAAGGGCAGCAGACTTGGATCCTCTTCGGCTCCCATCTCCAGTGACAAGATCCCGAAAGGTTCTGCATCAAAGGGGACTCACCCTAGGTATCATTTTAGCTAGTGCTACTCTAGTTATCTTGGTGATTTCTGGCACTGCTCATGTCCTACATAGGATTAGGAACAAGGAGGAAGTCTTAGAAGAATGGGAAGTTGAATATGGAGCTCACAGATTCAAGTATTCTGATCTCGTCTCTGCTACTAGGGGGTTTAGAGAGAAAAATCTAATTGGGTCTGGAGGATTTGGGAGAGTCTACAAGGGGATAATCCCCAGAACAGGGCCAGAAGCTGCAATAAAGAGGGTTGCTCATGACTCCCGACAAGGAATGAAAGAATTTGTTGCAGAAATAATAAGCATGGGACGACTTAGGCACCGAAACTTGGTGCAGTTACATGGATGGTGCCGAAGGCAAGATGAGCTTATCCTTGTTTATGACTATGTACCAAATGGAAGCCTGGACAAGATCCTGTTTGATGAccaacagaaaaagaaaatactgACTTGGGAGCAAAGATACAAGATCCTCATTGGTGTTTCACAAGCTTTGCTCTATCTCCATGAAGAATGTGATCAAAGAGTGATTCACAGAGATGTGAAGCCGAGCAATGTTCTCATAGACGCAGAACTCAATGCCAGGCTTGGGGATTTTGGCCTGGCCAGGATGTACAAACATGGAAACAATCCAGAGACGACTCACATTGTAGGAACACTTGGGTACCTAGCCCCTGAGCTCACTAGAATTGGGAAGGCCACAACAAGCACAGATGTGTATGCTTATGGTGTGCTCATGATAGAAGTAGCTACAGGAAGGAGGCCAATTGAGCCCCAGAGGAATGCCCAGGAACTGGTATTGATGGACTGGGTAAGGGAGCTACATTCCAGAGGAGAGATCCTGAGTGTCATTGATCCCACGTTGGATGAGTACAACCCAGATGAAGCCAAGCTTGTTCTTAGTCTTGGCCTGCTTTGCTCTCATCCCCATCCTGATTACAGGCCAGATATGAGAAGGGTTATCCAATACCTCCTGAAGGATGTTTGCCTTCCTGAGCTACCTCCTGATGTTCACCTAGAAGTTCCAGGGACAATGATAGAATTCTCAGATACTTACCCTGATGCATGA